A stretch of Pygocentrus nattereri isolate fPygNat1 chromosome 8, fPygNat1.pri, whole genome shotgun sequence DNA encodes these proteins:
- the rap2c gene encoding ras-related protein Rap-2c: MKEYKVVVLGSGGVGKSALTVQFVTGTFIEKYDPTIEDFYRKEIEVDSSPSVLEILDTAGTEQFASMRDLYIKNGQGFILVYSLVNQQSFQDIRPMRDQIVRVKRFEKVPLILVGNKVDLESEREVAGSDGRALAQEWGCPFIETSAKSKTMVDELFAEIVRQMNYATLPEKQEQCCTACVVQ, translated from the exons ATGAAGGAGTATAAAGTGGTGGTGTTGGGCAGCGGTGGCGTCGGCAAGTCCGCGCTGACTGTGCAGTTCGTCACCGGGACCTTCATCGAAAAATATGACCCAACGATTGAGGACTTCTACCGGAAAGAGATCGAAGTGGACTCGTCGCCATCGGTGCTGGAGATCCTGGACACCGCCGGGACTGAGCAGTTTGCGTCCATGCGAGATCTCTACATCAAGAACGGCCAAGGCTTCATCTTAGTTTATAGTCTCGTCAATCAGCAGTCCTTTCAG GACATCAGACCAATGCGAGACCAGATAGTACGAGTGAAGCGCTTTGAGAAGGTTCCTCTGATTTTGGTTGGCAACAAGGTGGACCTGGAGTCAGAGAGGGAGGTTGCAGGATCTGATGGCAGAGCCCTTGCACAAGAGTGGGGTTGCCCATTCATTGAGACCTCAGCTAAGAGTAAGACCATGGTGGACGAGCTCTTCGCTGAGATTGTGAGGCAGATGAACTATGCCACTTTGCCCGAGAAGCAGGAGCAGTGCTGCACTGCCTGTGTGGTGCAGTGA